Proteins from one Panthera leo isolate Ple1 chromosome D1, P.leo_Ple1_pat1.1, whole genome shotgun sequence genomic window:
- the LOC122199846 gene encoding olfactory receptor 5B2-like, translating to MENGTKVNEFRLLGLTDNPELQIFLFITFTLIYLTTLIGNLGMIVLILLDSRLHTPMYIFLSNLSLVDCVYSSAVTPKVMAGFLTGDKIISYGGCAAQMFFFVGFASVDCFLLAVMAYDRHAAVCKPLHYTTTVTTSLCAQMAVGCYVWGFIESAIHTGFTFSLSFCHSNVVHHFFCDIPPILALSCSDIYINEIVLFILAAFNVCFALIVILTSYLLIFIAILRMCSAEGRKKAFSTCASHLTAVTLFYGAVTFMYLQPSSSHSMDNDQMASVFYTIIVPMLNPIVYSLRNKEVNNAFRKVTKKMKILFNP from the coding sequence ATGGAGAACGGCACCAAGGTGAATGAGTTTAGACTCTTGGGACTGACCGACAACCCAGAACTGCAAATCTTTCTCTTCATAACATTTACTCTCATTTATCTCACCACTCTCATTGGAAATCTTGGGATGATCGTGTTGATTCTGTTGGACTCCCGTCTCCACACTCCCATGTATATTTTTCTCAGTAACCTCTCTCTGGTAGACTGTGTTTACTCCTCAGCTGTTACTCCCAAGGTGATGGCTGGGTTTCTAACAGGGGATAAAATCATCTCCTATGGTGGATGTGCTGCTCAGATGTTCTTCTTTGTGGGTTTTGCTAGTGTAGACTGTTTCCTGCTAGCTGTCATGGCTTATGATCGGCATGCAGCGGTATGTAAGCCCTTACATTATACCACCACTGTGACCACCAGCTTGTGTGCTCAAATGGCAGTGGGCTGCTATGTCTGGGGTTTTATTGAATCTGCCATCCACACTGGATTCACCTTCAGCCTCTCCTTCTGCCATTCCAATGTGGTCCATCACTTTTTCTGTGATATCCCTCCAATCCTGGCGCTTTCTTGCTCTGATATCTACATAAATGAGATTGTGCTCTTTATCTTAGCAGCTTTCAATGTCTGTTTTGCCCTGATAGTAATCTTGACCTCCTATCTGTTAATATTCATTGCCATCCTGAGGATGTGCTCAGCCGAGGGACGGAAgaaagccttctccacctgtgcctCACACCTCACTGCAGTCACCCTCTTCTATGGAGCTGTCACGTTCATGTACTTACAACCCAGTTCTAGTCATTCTATGGACAATGACCAAATGGCATCTGTGTTCTATACAATAATAGTCCCCATGTTGAACCCTATTGTCTACAGTCTAAGGAATAAAGAGGTAAATAATGCTTTCAGGAAAGTCACTAAGAAAATGAAGATTCTGTTCAACCCATAG
- the LOC122200049 gene encoding LOW QUALITY PROTEIN: olfactory receptor 5B3-like (The sequence of the model RefSeq protein was modified relative to this genomic sequence to represent the inferred CDS: inserted 1 base in 1 codon): MKNNTEVKGFVLLGLTNNTELQVXLFLMFTLIYLVTLIGKLGVIALILFDSRLHIPMYFFLSNLSLVDFCYSSTITPKVMAGLLIGDKVISYNACAAQMFFFVLFATVESYLLASMAYDRYAAVCKPLHYTTTMTTSVCARLAIGSYVFAFLTAAIDIGDTFYLSFCMSNVVHHFFCDIPAVMTLTCSDKDTNEMILVLISSFNIFFAVLVILISYMFIFITVLKIQSGEGYQKALSTCASHLVAVSIFYGTVIIMYVQPSSSHSMDTDKIASVFYTMVIPMLNPVVNSLRNKAVKMLSRRLLRGQNIL, translated from the exons ATGAAGAATAATACAGAGGTGAAAGGATTTGTCCTGCTGGGACTAACCAATAACACGGAGCTGCAAG CTCTCTTTCTAATGTTCACCCTCATCTACCTTGTCACTCTGATTGGGAAGCTGGGGGTGATCGCGCTGATCCTGTTTGACTCTCGTCTCCACATTCCCATGTACTTCTTTCTCAGTAACCTGTCCCTGGTAGACTTTTGTTACTCCTCAACAATCACTCCTAAAGTCATGGCTGGATTACTTATAGGAGACAAGGTCATCTCCTACAATGCGTGTGCCGCCCAgatgttcttttttgttctctttgcgACTGTGGAAAGTTACCTCTTAGCTtcaatggcctatgaccgctacgCAGCAGTGTGCAAACCCCTGCATTACACCACCACCATGACAACGAGTGTGTGTGCTCGTCTGGCCATAGGCTCCTATGTCTTTGCTTTTCTGACTGCTGCTATTGACATTGGAGacacattctatctctctttctgtatGTCCAATGTAGTCCATCACTTTTTCTGTGATATTCCAGCAGTCATGACCCTGACTTGCTCAGATAAAGACACTAATGAGATGATTCTTGTTCTTATTTCAAGCTTTAATATCTTTTTTGCAGTTCTAGTTATCTTGATTTCCTACATGTTCATATTTATTACCGTTTTGAAGATACAGTCAGGTGAGGGATACCAAAAGGCTTTATCTACCTGTGCCTCTCATCTTGTTGCAGTTTCCATATTTTATGGGACAGTCATCATCATGTATGTACAGCCAAGTTCAAGTCATTCCATGGATACAGACAAAATCGCATCTGTGTTCTATACTATGGTCATCCCCATGCTGAACCCTGTGGTCAACAGCTTGAGGAACAAAGCGGTCAAGATGCTATCAAGAAGGTTGTTGAGAGGGCAAAATATTCTCTAG